The segment GATGGTTCGAGGTCGGCGTCGGTGACGAGGCAGCACAGGCGCTGGCGCGGCCCGTATTCCGGCGACAAGAACAGCCCGCTGTAGCCGATCTGTCCAAGCCCGGCGGCGGTGGCAGCGTGGATGTCAGAAAGGTCCGGCGCGAAGCTTGCTTCCACCTCCTGGTAAGGGCGAAAGCGCCATACATTGGTGGCGGGTATCGCTACCACATTGTACCCCTGCTCCTCGATGAACCGCGCCACCTGGAAGGAGATGCATTCCAGCTTGGTGTTCATGGTGCCCTGGATGTTGTATGGCCCACCGTGATGGGGCTGGTTCTCCCCATTCTCTTCGCCACCCAGTTCCACCGCGGCGTCCGGGTGGTGGATGCCGATGACGAACACGCACCGCGCCCCCGGTAGGTGCCCCTCGGGTGACATCATCAATGGCGCGTTCTTGTAGCGCGCTGACGGAGCAACGCCGACCAGATCAGCGCCCAGTTCCAAGGCCATCGCCTTCACGGCATCGGTGAGGGCAACATCGGGCATATCGGTTCACCTCGTGGTGTGTGGGGCAGTTGCGAGTATCATCATCGGTGTGGGTGCGCAAAGTCCTGCGGGTGTTGGCCGGCCAACGAGCGTCCGAGGGCTGTGAGAGCGATGACGATGAAGACAACGCCCTCGGTAGGCAGCACGGCGAGGTTACCCGCGTCCAGGTATCGGCAGATGGCCAGCGCCGCGTGGCGGCTGACTGGCGGGCAAGTCTCGCAGGTGAGGATGGCGTCGGCGATCTCCCGGGCGGCGGTCGCGAAGCGCCCGGTTTCGTCATTTGCAAGGGCTTCGGCAGCGGATCTTGCCGCACGGGCGATTGCCGGTCTGAGCTCCGCCGGGCACCGCCTGGGAGAGCGCAAGAGCCGGACGATGCGCTGCATCATGGTTTCCCCCAGGGCCGCGCGCTGCAGGTCATCAGCGTTGGCGAGCCGGTAAAAGTGGTTCTTCTCGCCCAGCACCCGGCCTACGCCGTTGAGCACCTGCATGCGGACCACCGGCTGGTGCAGACGGGGAAGTCCCGCGAGGATGGGCTCCACCAGCTCCAGTTCCTCGCGGTGGGTCGCGGCTTCCACGAGAGTGGGGAAGAGGTCGCGGTCGAAGGGGCCCTGAAGCGCTTCAAGGAGTGTGCGGGATGCCTCGGGATCGCTGATCTCTCCCAGGGCCATGGCCGCGCTGGTCCGGACGCGCAGGTCGGGGTCCTGAAGTGCGCGCAGCAGCTTGGCTGAAGCGGACACGTCTCCAATCTTTCCCAGCGCCTCGGCGGCCTGTGAGCGGATGTCGGATTCCTCGTCTTCCAGGGCTTCGAGCAGGGGGTCCACCGCCTCCCGGAAATGCCCTTCGCCCAGACCTCGCGCGGCTTCCGCACGGACCTCGGGGCTCATATGGCCCAGGGCTTTCACCAGAGGTGTCACGGCGAGTGGCGTCCCGGACCGCCCGAGATCCCGAATCGCCCGCGCTCGTCGGCTGTCTTCCTTGCTTACGCTGTACAGCGCGAAATTGTAGGCGAAGCTCAGCAGGTTGCCCCGGAATTGTCCGAGGAGATAAAGAGGCGAGGTAGCTTCGGACTCCACGAGCAGCGCGGAAATGATAATGGGCAAAATGAAGACGCATCCGGCGAGACCGAAGATGATCTGGATTGACGTGAACTCCAGTCCGGCAATCTCCATCGTTGCGGGAAGGTGATTGCGCAGGTAGCCGCCCACGAAGGGTCCCGCAGCAGACGCAAGAGCGGACATGCCTGTCCAGTTCGCCCAGTAGGGACTATTGTCCTGGCCCTGGGGGACGATCTTGTACAGCAGGCTGCTGATCGCCACCGACAGGCCGGAGATGGACAGGCCATTGAGGACGCAGGCGATGGGAACGACCCAGCTGCAGTTCTCGGCGGTGGTGAAGACCCACAAGAGCGGTACCGCCATGCCCGGTACAATGAGCAGCTGCGCGAGGGGCTTGGAGCCGTAGCGCTGTGCCAGCGGGCCAAAGGACAGGTATCCCGCGACCATGCAGAAGAGGGTGATATTGGTGTAGATGGCGATCCGGCTGTACGTCATGTCCAGGTAATTGAGCATGTAGATGGCGTAGAAGGCGCCGGCCAGAGACATGCCAACGGTCCAGGACGATGCGAAAATCGCGAGCCGGGTGAAGCCGGGAGTACGCCATGGCTCGGCGAAGCTGCGCAGAAAGCTGCCGCCCTCTTCCACTTCCATGCGCGGCATGGGGGTCACGAGCAGCAGCCAGTAACCCGCGAGGCCGGCGATCCAGCCCACGATGAAAACGAGTGAGAAGCCGCGGAGGCCCGGCACGCGGTCTACCCATTGGCTAGCCGCGTACAGGTAGATCATGGAAGTCACCGTCAGGATGAACATGCGGCGCCCGGTGTACGTGGCCCGCACGGCTTCGGGCAGCACATTGCTCAGCCATGAGCTGAACATGGGGCTGACTGTGTGGCCGATGAGATAAGCGGTGACCAGAAGGGCGCTGACCCCGATGAACCGCAGTTCGGGCGGCGCCAGGGCGAGAAGCACCACGCAACTGGCCGCAGTTATCTCCAGGTGCCCCATGGTGACCATGAACAACCGGCGATTGCGAATGCGGCGGGTCACGTAGAAGCTGAGCATCTGCGAAACGCCAGCGAGCGAGGAGAGGCTCACGAGGAACGCGATCTGCGCTTCCTGAAGGCCGATCTCGGATGCGAACCCCGTGAACAGCGACCCGGCCACCGTAGCGTTCGGTCCGTAGATGGACCAGAGCGCACCGCAGAGCACGAAATGCCGCAGAGCGTGAGCAATCTTCTGTTGCGACAGCTTCTGGCTTTCCATTGTCCTCGTCGCGTTGTGCATGTCAGTGTCGCAGGTTCGTCAGCAACGAAAACGAAAGCCACCTCGGGATTTCGAAGTGGCGTCGGTTGGCGGGCTGCGGGGATTGCGCCCGACGGGTGGAACAGTAGCCCCTGCCCCGCCCTGTGTCAATATGCACCATTGGGCTAATCGGGAGGGAGGACTCCGGCTGTAAGCTGTCTAACTACCGTGACACGATACATCCAGAGGGGAGCAGGCAATGACCGGTCACTGGCTGAGGCTGAACAAGCTGTTTTCCGAAGGCAAGCGTGCCGTGGTGGTTGCGGTTGATCATGGCGAGTTTTTCGGGCCCACGCCCGGAATCATCGACCTTCCCCGGGT is part of the Armatimonadota bacterium genome and harbors:
- a CDS encoding HEAT repeat domain-containing protein: MESQKLSQQKIAHALRHFVLCGALWSIYGPNATVAGSLFTGFASEIGLQEAQIAFLVSLSSLAGVSQMLSFYVTRRIRNRRLFMVTMGHLEITAASCVVLLALAPPELRFIGVSALLVTAYLIGHTVSPMFSSWLSNVLPEAVRATYTGRRMFILTVTSMIYLYAASQWVDRVPGLRGFSLVFIVGWIAGLAGYWLLLVTPMPRMEVEEGGSFLRSFAEPWRTPGFTRLAIFASSWTVGMSLAGAFYAIYMLNYLDMTYSRIAIYTNITLFCMVAGYLSFGPLAQRYGSKPLAQLLIVPGMAVPLLWVFTTAENCSWVVPIACVLNGLSISGLSVAISSLLYKIVPQGQDNSPYWANWTGMSALASAAGPFVGGYLRNHLPATMEIAGLEFTSIQIIFGLAGCVFILPIIISALLVESEATSPLYLLGQFRGNLLSFAYNFALYSVSKEDSRRARAIRDLGRSGTPLAVTPLVKALGHMSPEVRAEAARGLGEGHFREAVDPLLEALEDEESDIRSQAAEALGKIGDVSASAKLLRALQDPDLRVRTSAAMALGEISDPEASRTLLEALQGPFDRDLFPTLVEAATHREELELVEPILAGLPRLHQPVVRMQVLNGVGRVLGEKNHFYRLANADDLQRAALGETMMQRIVRLLRSPRRCPAELRPAIARAARSAAEALANDETGRFATAAREIADAILTCETCPPVSRHAALAICRYLDAGNLAVLPTEGVVFIVIALTALGRSLAGQHPQDFAHPHR